Sequence from the Burkholderia cepacia genome:
ACGGCATTCACCCTCGCCACCGACATCGACGTGCTGCCCATGACCATCTACACCGAGTTCACGTTGAACGCGAACATGGTGACGGCCGCGGGGCTGTCGATCGTGCTCGGGCTGGTCACGTGGGCCGTGCTCGCCTGCGCGCGCAGCGCGACGGGCTCGGCCGTCGCGGCCACCGCATGAACGTGCTTGAACCGGTCGTCCACGCCGCGCGCGGCGAAGGCCATCGCGATGGCCTTCGCACGAGCTTCGGCCTCGAGGAAATTCAGATGAACTCACCCACCACGCTGACAACGCCGGCCACACCGGCAACGCCCACGCCGCCGCGGTCCGCCCGCCGGCGCGGGTTGCCGCTCCCCTCGACGCGCACGCTGCTCGCCTGCGGGCAATGGGCCGTCACGCTGCTCCTGTGTGCGTTCCTGATCGTGCCGATCGTGATGTCGATCGTCGCGGGCCTCACGGTGAACTACTTCCAGGGCATCGCGAGCGGCCTCACGCTGCGCTGGCTCGCGCACGTCTGGACGCAATATCACGCGTCCGTGTTCCTGTCGCTCGAAGTCGCCGCGGCCACGCTCGTCGTCACGCTGATCGCGGGCGTGCCCGCCGGCTACGTGCTCGCGCGCAGCCGCACGCGGCTCTCGCGCGTCGTCGAAGAACTGCTCGTGCTGCCGATCGCGCTCCCCGGGCTCGCATCCGCGCTCGCGCTGCTCGTGGTCTACGGCGGCTTCACGCCGTTTCGCACGAGCGTGGCGTTCATCGTGGCGGGCCACGTGGTCTTCACGCTGCCCTTCATGGTGCGCGCCGTGGCCGCCGTATGCGCCGCGTCGGACCTGCCGACGCTCGAGGAAGGCGCGGCGAGCCTCGGCGCCACCTTCGCGCAGCGCTTCTTCACGATCGTGCTGCCCAATGCGTGGCCCGGCATCGTCGCCGGCGCGCTCGCGGTGCTCACGCTGTCGATCGGCGAATTCAACCTCACGTGGATGCTGCACACGCCCGACACCAAGACGCTGCCGGTCGGCCTCGCCGACACCTATGCGTCGCTGCGCATCGAGATCGGCAGCGCGTACACGATTCTGTTCTTCATCATGACGATGCCGCTGCTCGTTGCGATGCAACGGCTCGGTGTCGACGCCTCCGGCATGCGCCACGCACGCGATACCCGCAAGGCGCGGCGCGCCGGACCGGACCATACGCACCAAGGAAACCCGCAATGAAACTGGACTCCATTCCAATCACGCTCACGCGCTGTTCGAAAACATTTCGCGGCACGCGCGTGCTCGAGCCGCTCGATTTGTCGATCGGCGCGGGCGAAACGCTGGTGCTGCTCGGGCCGTCGGGCTGCGGCAAGACCACGACGCTCAGGATGATCGCCGGCCTCGAAACGCCCGACGCGGGCGGCACCGTTGCGTTCGGCGACGAGGACGTCACGGCGCTGCCCATCGAAAGGCGCAAGGTGGGCATGGTGTTTCAGAGCTACGCGCTGTTTCCGAACCTCACCGTGCGGGGCAACGTCGGCTACGGGCTCAAGATCCAGCGCATGCCGGCCGCGGCCGCGCGCAAGCGCGTCGACGAACTGCTCGCGATGATGCGGCTCGACGCGCACGCCGACAAGCCCATTGCCCAGCTCTCGGGCGGCCAGCGCCAGCGCGTCGCCCTCGCCCGCGCGCTCGCGATGCAGCCGCGCGTGCTGCTGCTCGACGAGCCGCTCACGGCGCTCGACGCCCGGCTGCGCGACACGCTGCGCAGCGAGATGAACGCGCTGCTGCGCCGGCTCGGCGTGACCACGGTGTACGTGACGCATGACCAGGCCGAAGCGATGGAGCTCGGCGATCGCATCGTGGTAATGAGCGCAGGCCGCATCGAGCAGTCCGGCACGCCGCGCGACATCTACTATCGCCCGGCGAACCGGGCGGTCGCGCAGTTCGTCGGCACGCTCAACCGTCTTGCGGGACAGTGGCGAGACGGCTTGCTCGCGACCACGGGCGGCGCCGTTCCCGTGCCGGCCGACCTCGCGTCCGGCTCGGGTGCGGCGGCGCTGCAGGAAGGCGAGCTGTTCTTCCGGCCCGAGGACGCGCACCTCGTCGATCCGTCCCAGGCGCAGTTGCGCGGCACCATCGAGCACGCTGCGTTTCTGGGCGAGCGCACCCGACTCACGATCGGCGGCGCGGCGCCGGATTCGATCGTCGTCGACGTGGCCGGACGCATCGAGCTCGCGCGCGGTACGCCGGTGGGCATCTCGCTCGCGGAGCAAGCGCTGATCGCGCTCGGGTAATGGCTGCCCGACGAGCCGATCACTCGAGCGCGTCAGGTGCTTTGCACACCAGGTCCTGCATGAAAAAGCAAACCTCGCCCGGCGCTACGCGGCCCGCGCGCACGAAGGATGCGCTGTTGCCGCTCTCCACCGCCAAGGTGCGATCGCTCTCGCTTGAAAACCACCTCGCGCTGGCGACGGTTCGCACGGGTCGCGGCGATTTCGATCAGGTCTGCCGCCTGTTGCGGGTCGTCTATCTGGCGTACCTCATGCGGAGCGAGACCGCCGCGGGCGTGGATGTCGAACCCTATCGCCGGGCGGAGGCGGCACTCGACGCGTGCATCGAACGCATCGAGCACGATCAAGCCTGCCTTTTGCTGGACCAGGAGCAGACGGCGGTCGAGCGCGTGCTGGTGCTGCACGACGAACAGCTTGCGGCGGTGCCGAAGTTTCGCTATCTGGAGGCCTGCGATCGACTGCGGCGCTTCATCGCCGGCAGGCGGCGCTCGCCGATTCCGGCGGCTGAGACCGGTTAGCGAACGACGGAGAAAGGACATGACCGAGCGCTCACCGCCCGGCCGCACTCGACGAATTGCTCCAGCTTGCGGCCTCCGGCTGACCGGATTCCCGTCCGCATAGGCGTTACCCTCCGCAAGACACCCTTCATTCCCACGGATCACGGCTATCGCCCCCATCGAGATCAGTGTCTTTGTGCATATCGTCAAGTTCCGATATAAGATTCGCCCATCGACGATCCTCATTTGCCTGAACAAACCTCACCCATGCCGACCGAACTCGACATCGAAGCGATCCTGAAAGCGCTCTCGAACCCCGTGCGCCGGGAAATCCTCGCCTGGCTGAAAACGCCGGACGTGCATTTCCCGAACCAGACGCTGCCGTATGAACACGGCGTCTGCGCGGGCCAGATCGACGCGCGCTGCGGGCTGTCGCAATCGACCGTCTCCGCGCACCTCGCGACGCTGCAGCGCGCGGGGCTCGTGACGTCGACGCGGATCGGCCAGTGGGCGTTTTTCCAGCGCAACGAGGCCGTCATCGACGCATTTCACGACGCACTGCGCCGCGAACTCTGAGCGCGCGCCGGCCTCCGTCCCGCCTTCCATGAAAAGGAAATCGCCATGCCTACACTGTTCGACCCCGTTATCCTCGGCGACCTGACCCTGCCGAACCGCATCGTGATGGCGCCGCTCACCCGCGCCCGTGCGGGCGACGTGCGCGTCCCCAACGACCTGATGGCCCGCTATTACCGCGAGCGCGCATCGGCCGGCCTGATCATTACCGAAGCGACGTCGGTCGCGCCGCAGGGCGTCGGTTATGCCGACACGCCCGGCATCTGGTCAGACGAACAGGTCGAAGGCTGGAAGCAGGTGACGCAGGCCGTGCATGCGGCCGGCGGGCGCATCGTGCTGCAGCTCTGGCACGTCGGCCGGATCTCCGACCCGGTGTTCCTGAACGGTGACCTGCCGGTCGCACCGAGCGCGATCGCCGCGGGCGGCCACGTGAGCCTCGTGCGTCCGCAGCGCCCGTACGTGACGCCGCGCGCGCTCGAACTCGACGAGATCCCGGGCATCGTCGCCGCGTACCGCAAGGGCGCCGAGAACGCGAAGGCCGCCGGCTTCGACGGTGTCGAGATCCACGGCGCGAACGGCTACCTGCTCGACCAGTTCCTGCAGGACAGCACCAACCACCGCACCGATGCGTACGGCGGCCCGATCGAGAACCGCGCACGCCTGCTGCTCGAAGTGGTCGACGCCGCGATCGACGTGTGGGGCGCCGGCCGCGTCGGCGTGCACCTCGCACCGCGCGGTGACGCGCACACGATGGGCGATTCCGATCCGGCGGCAACGTTCGGCTATGTCGCGCGCGAACTCGGCCGCCGCAAGATCGCGTTCATCTTCACGCGCGAGTCGTATTCGGGCGACCACCTGAGCCCGCGCCTGAAGGAAGCGTTCGGCGGCCCGCTGATCGCCAACGAGCAGTTCACGCTCGACACCGCGCAACAAGCGCTCGAACGCGGCGACGCCGACGCGATCGCATGGGGCAAGCTGTTCATCGCGAACCCCGACCTGCCGCGCCGCCTCGAGATCGGCGCACCGCTCAACCAGCCGGTGCCGGAGACGTTCTACGCGGAAGGTGAAACGGGTTATACCGATTACCCGGCGTTGAGCGACGCGGCCTGACGGCCGCCCGCCGCGTGTTCATCGCGCAGGTCGCGGCGCATGAACACGCGCTGCGTCTCGTCGAGCCCGAGCGCGACGTGGTGCGCGCGGATCGTACGCAGCGTGTCGTCGAGCGCGGCTTCGTCGATCTCCGCGAAGCCGAGGCGGCGGTAATACGGCGCATTCCACGGCGCATCGCGAAACGTCGACAGCACGACCTCCGCGAGGCCTTCCTGCGCGGCGCGCGCGGTCACCTGTTCGATCAGGCGCGCGCCGATCCGCTGTCCGGCATGCGACGGCGCAACATCCAGTTCTTCCAGATAGAGCCGCCGCGCATCCAGCAGCCGGTAGAACGCGAACCCGACGCACGCGCCGTGCGCGTCGGTCGCGACGTATGCACGCCCCGCGTCGATGCGCGCGAGCACGTCGGCCGCATCGGTCGGCTCGCCATCGGCGATGTCGGTCATGCCGATTTCGCGAAACCGCTGCGCGGCGGCGACTTCGACGGCGGCCATCGCGGCGGCATCGTCGCGGGTGGCAAGGCGGATTCGGACAGGTGCGGTCATGGTGTCGGGCGTAGGCGGATTGCAAGACGCGTCACTATAATCGAAACCTCATACGTTTCGAACGCCCTGCGCACGAGGTCCCCATGACGTTGTCCGCGCTCGCCGATATGTCACTCGATACGCTTTGCCATTCGTGCCTGTCGCCGGTCACACTGACACCCGGCGAAATCTTCACGTGCGCTTCGTGCTCGAAGTCGCAGATCGCCATCGAAGGATGGCAAATCCAGCCGGAATTCAAGTTGTGCCCGCGCCTGCGAAGACATGCAGGAATCATGGTGTGGAATCCGCTGAACGATGAGCAGAAATCGCTTCTGGCCGGCACGGGCGTCACCTTTCTGGCGCCTCCTTCGGATTTTCCGGCTTTCGTCGACGCCACGGTCTTCGAACAGCACACCGAGCCCGCCGTCTGCTTCGACGGATGCGCATGGGGAGCCGGCCACTACCATCTGGCCGGCTGGCCGGAAGACCCGTCCAGCAAGTTCTATCTGATCTACCCGGTCTACAGGATGACCACGCAGGACGTCCTCTTTCACGGGACCACGCCCGGTTGTGCCAACCAGATCAAGCTTGACGGCAAGCTATTGCCGCCCGGCGCGACGGGCCAGAAGACTCAGGGCTTCGTTTCGGAAAAGGACATCCGCTACGTGGGCATCGACAAGTCGTCCGCCGACCACCATGACCGCGGCGCATTGATCGAACTCGAATATGACGGCTGGGTGCTACGTACGCACCTTGGTCTCCTGACGCAACCCCTCCACCATCTCCACGCGCGACTGCCGCCAAGCGTGGCGGCCATTCAGTTTCACGAGCATGGCCGCGCAATCGCGTTTCGGCCCGATGCCTTGGTCACGCCCAAGGACAGCGCCAACAACCGTCGGCTCTGGGCGAGCATCGCGCCGCCGCCCCCGAAGGAGGGATTGCTTGCGAAATTCCGGCGCTTTTTCGCTCGCTGACGCAGCCCCTTGGCCTTCCGTCTCGCGAGAATGCTCGCGAGACGCGCCTGCAGCGGTTCGTCGATCAGGCTGCCCCCCTTTCCCAATGTTTTGTCGGCAGTTCCTATACTTTCTGTAACCGCAGCGCCCGGAGCCGCGACCGACGATGCACAACGGCCCATGCAGCGGTTTCGCTGCCGCGCGACAGAATCCGGAGGGACAGATGGAACATTCTGCATCCGCCGCGTCCGACGCCGACCGGCCCGGCATGCCCGGTCCACACAAGCCGGCCCTCCCGGCGCTCGCGCTTGCCGCGCTCGGCGTCGTCTACGGCGACATCGGCACGAGCCCGCTCTACACGCTGTCGACCGTGTTCGATCCAGTCAACGGGCTGGCGCTCAACGCATTCAATCTCGTCGGGATCGTGTCGTTGATCTTCTGGTCGCTGATGGTGGTCGTCTCGCTCAAGTACGTGGCGCTGATCCTGCGCGCGAACAACCATGGCGAAGGCGGCATCATGGCGCTGCTCGCACTCGCGGCCTCGTCGGTCGCGTCGCGTCCGCGGCTGCGCCGCGCGCTGCTCGTCGTCGGCGTGATGGGTGCGTCGCTCTTTTTCGGCGACAGCGTGATCACGCCGGCCATCTCGGTGCTGAGCGCCGTCGAAGGCCTCGAGGTCGTGGCGCCGGTGCTGAAAACCTATGTGATTCCGGTCACCCTGGCGGCGCTCATCGCGCTCTTCATCATGCAGAAGCACGGCACGAGCGGGATCGGCGCCGTGTTCGGGCCGGTGATGGTGTCGTGGTTCGTCGTGATCGGCATCGCGGGGGCCGTCAACATTGCCCAGATGCCGGCCATTCTGTTCGCGCTCGATCCGCTGCGCGGCCTCGCCTTCTGCCTGCATCACCGCTGGCTCGCGTTCGTCGCGCTCGGCGCCGTCGTGCTGTCGCTGACAGGGGCCGAAGCGCTCTATGCGGACATGGGCCATTTCGGCAAGCGGCCGATTCGCGTCACATGGTTCGGCGTCGTGTTCCCCTCACTCGCGCTCAATTACCTCGGCCAGGGCGCGCTCCTGCTCGCCCATCCCGGCGCGCTGCAGAACCCGTTCTATCGGCTCTTTCCGCAATGGGCGATCCCGCCGATGATCGCGCTTGCGACGATCGCGACGGTCGTCGCATCGCAGGCCGTGATCTCCGGCACCTACTCGATGACGAAGCAGGCGATGCAGCTCGGCTTCCTGCCGCGGATGAACATCGTCTACACGTCGGGGCAGGAAATGGGTCAGATCTACGTGCCCGGCATCAACTGGACGCTGCTCGCCGCGGTGGTCGCGGCGGTGCTCGGCTTCGGCTCGTCCACCGCGCTAGGCTCCGCCTACGGCATCGCGGTCACCGGCACGATGCTGATCACGACGTTCCTCACGTTCTTCGTCGTCCGCTACGCATGGCATTACAACTGGCTGCTCTGCGTGCTCGCGACCGCGTTCTTCTTCGCGATCGACGCGATGTTCTTCTCCGCGAACCTGCTGAAGATCGTCGAGGGCGGCTGGTTCCCGCTCGCGATCGGCACGGTGGTGTTCACGATCATGGCGACCTGGGGCCGCGGTTGGGAAATGCTGCTGGCCGAAGCGCGCGTGCGCGCCGGCACGACGCCGCTCAAGCCCTACCTGAACGCGCTGCTCGCGCGCTCGCCGGCTCGCGTGGGCGGCACCGCAATTTACCTGACGCCGACACCGGAGGCGGTACCGCATGCGCTGGTCAACAACCTGATCCATAACCGGGTGTTGCATGAACGCGTGATGTTCGTGACGGTGATCACCGCGGAGGTGCCATGGGTGCCCGACAGCGAGCGCGTGCGGGCGCAGCTGCTCTGCCCCGGCTGTCATCAGGTGACGATCACGTACGGATTCAAGGACGAAGTCGATCTGCCGAAGGCGCTCAGCGAGAGCAACGCAGCGGGGCTCGCGTTCGTACCGGCGGAGACGTCGTGGTTCCTGAGCCGCGCGTCGGTCGTGCCGACACCCGGCCACGGGATGGCGCTGTGGCGCGAACGCCTGTTCGCGGTGATGCTGCACAACGTCGGCAATATCGCCTCATTCTTCAAGTTGCCGGCCAACCGCGTGATCGAAGTCGGCGCGCAGGTCGAGATCTAGCGCCCTGTGCGCGCCGGGCACGGCTACCCGTTCCGGGCGGCCAGCGCGCGCACCAGCGCCCAATCGTCGTCATCGCAGAAATCGAGCAGCACGATCCCGCACGGCCCGTAATGCGTGCGCAACCGTTGCGCGAGCCTCGCATGAATCCCCTTCATCTCGCCTTCGCCGCGTGCAACGCGTGACGGATTCGCCCCCATCCCCGTTCCGCTGCAGAAGTTGATCGCCCAGCGGCCGCTGTCCGGCGACGGCAGGTCCGTCAGCAGCGCGTCGATCGCCTGCCATTTGTGTTCGATCGACGCCGCCACCGGCACGCGATATTCGTCCTGGATCACGAACGCGCCGTCGGGATGATCGATCGTGAACGTCGCGTTGTCGGGCCACGCGGTCAGGTCGATGCCGAGCGGCCGGCTGCTGCGAAAGCGTCGCAGCAGCACGATCGCGCCGCGCACGTCGCCGAGCGCGGGCAGCGTGCCGCCGGCATGCCAGCGCAGCCGCGGATGCCGCGCGCGATGCGCATCGAACGTCGCATCGAAACTGCGCGTGCACGCATGCGCCGGCCACTCGTCCTTCACCGACATCACGATGCATTCGCGCGGATGCGCGGCAAGAAAATCCGCGCAGGTCGCCAGCACGTCGTCGAACGTCATGCCGAGCGCGATGCCGCCATGATGGATGTCGAACGCATCGCGCACGTGCCGGCAGCGGATGTCGAGCAGCCGCACGCCGTGCATCAGCTGTGCGTCGAGCGGCGCATATTGCGTGCGAACGAGCGCATCGTCGACGGTATACGCACAGGTGTCATGGCTGCCCGGTAGGGTCAGCGTATGCAGCGGCCGCGCGTCGTCGAGCGCCGACATCCAGTCGGCAGGCGGCAGGCGTGGGTCGTGGTGCGAATGGATCATTGGATGACAGACAGACAGAAAAAACAGTGGATCACCGCGTCCGACGTCGCGGCGCGCGCCGGCGTATCGCGCTCCGCGGTGTCGCGTGCATTCTCGCCGACGGCGAGCATCGCACCGCAAACCCGTGAGCGCGTGATGGCCGCCGCGCGCGCGCTCGGCTACCAGGTCAACCTGATCGCGCGCGACATGATCACGCAGCGCAGCAGCATGATCGGTGTCGTGACGGCCGGGTTCGAGAATCCGTTTCGCGCGCGGCTGCTGTCGGACCTGATGGCCGCGCTCGGGCAGCGCGCGCTCACGCCGCTCGTGACCAATGCGGAAGACCCGCGCCAGGTCCGGCAATCGCTCGAACAGTTGCTCAGCTACCGGATCGCGGGCCTCGTGATGACGTCCGCGTCGCCGCCGCTGTCGGTCGCGCAGCAGTATCTCGAGCACCGGATTCCGGTCGTGATGATCAACCGCGAGGCGAACCTGCCGGGTGCCGACATCGTCGTCAGCGACAACGCGGCGGGCGCCGTCCACGCCGCGCGTCTCTTCGCGCAGGCAGGCGCGCGCCGGCTTGCGTTCGTCGGCCCGCGCGGCGCGAGCTACAGCGCGCAATCGCGCGCCGCCGCGTTCGCCGAAGCGCTGCGTCGCGGAGAACCCGGCGGCCCGGCGCTCGTGCGCATTCACAACACGTCGTCCGATACCTATGCATGCGGCGTCGAGGCCGCGCAACGCCTGCTCGCCGGCGATGCGCGTCCGGACGGGGTGTTCTGTTCGTCGGACCTGCTCGCGCTCGGCGTGATCGACGTCGCGCGCAGCGACTTCGGGTTGCGCGTGCCGGACGACCTGCGCGTGGTCGGCTTCGACGACATTCCGGCCGCCGAATACGATGCGTATCGGCTGACGACGCTCCGGCAGGACACCCAAGCACTCGCAAACGCCGCGATCGACATGCTGTCGGAGCGGATCGACGCGCAGGACGGCATGACCGACGGCAAATCGCGCACGCGCATCGTGCCGGTCGAATGCGTGCGGCGTCACAGTTGCGAATAGCGCCCGGCGCGGTGGCGCGCGGCATGGGCGGCGCGATCGCGTGCCGGCCTGTCGCCGTCACGACGCCGCGACGTGCACGCTGCGCCCGCCCGCGTCACTTCAGCCCGCCCGCGAACCCACGCAACAGGTAGCGCTGCACGTAGCCGGCCACGGCCAGCGTGGGCAGCGACGCCATCAGCCCCGCGCTCATCAGGTCGCCCCAGTCGATGCCGTTCTCCGTCACGTAGCCGGCAATCGCGAGCGGCAGCGTGAAGCGGCTCGGCGTCGACACGAACAGCAGCGCGATCAGGAATTCATTCCACGCGGCAATGAACACGAAGATCGCGGTCGCGATCAGGCCCGGCGCGCACAGCGGCAGCACGATCTGCACGAGCCGTCGGGCCAGCCCCGCGCCGTCGATGCAGGCCGCTTCCTCGTATTCGATCGGCACGTCGCGCACGAACGCGAGCAGCATCCAGATCGCCATCGGCAGCGCGTAGATCTGGTACGCGAGCATCAGGCCGAGCGTCGAATCGAGCAGGTGCAGCCGCTTCGCGAGCGCGAACAGCGGCACCGCGATCGTGATCGGCGGCATCAGCTTCAACGCGAGCACGAGCCCCAGGAACAGCAGGTCGAGCCGTGCCGGAAACCGCAGCCGCACGAGCGCGTACGCGGCCGGAAACGCGAGCGCCAGCGCGAGCAGCGTCGTGCCGAAGCCGACCAGCAGCGAATTGAAGAGCGGCGCGCCGATGCCGTTGGACCATACCGACGTGAAATGCTCGAAGGTCGGCGCGGCCGGCCAGATCCGCATCGGATGGTCGAGGCGTTCGAGCGTCGGCATGAACGCCGCGCCAGCCATCCACAGGCACGGCAGCAGCAACAGCGCGAGCGCGGCGAAGCGCAGCGCCCACGGCAGCGCCCGGCCGAATGCGGCGCCCGTTCGCGCGCCCGTGATGCCTGCGGGATGCGCCGTCATGCGCGCCGCTTGCGAACCGTCTGCCATACGTACCCCGAAACCAGTACCGCGGACGCCGCGAGCATCAGCACCGACGCGGCGCTCGCCGGCCCGACGTTGAAGAAGCGGAAGCCCGTGTCGTAGATATAGGTCGACAGCGTCTGCGTCGCGTTGCCGGGGCCGCCGCCCGTCAGCGCGTAGACCTTGTCGAACAGCTTGAACGTGTCGATCGAGCGCAGCAGCAGCGCGAGGCCGATCTGCGGTGCCGCGAGCGGCAGCGTGATGTCGCGCAGGCACTGCCACTCGCTCGCGCCGTCGGTGCGCGCGGCTTCGTACAGTTCCTGCGGGATCGACTGCAACCCGGCCAGCACGATCAGGAATGCCATCGGCGTCCACTGCCATACGTCGACGAGCGCGAGCGACCACAGTGCGAGGTGCGGATCGGACAGCCAGCGCACGCCTTCGACGCCGAACGCCGCGAGCAGCGCATTCAGGAAGCCGTCGAAGTTGAGCCAGTTGCGCCAGATCGCCGAGCACACGAGCGTGGACAGCATCATCGGCAGGATCGCGAGCGGCAGCGCGATGCGCCGCCCCGGAAACGCGCGCACGAACAGCAGCGCGAGGCCGAAACCCAGCGCGACTTCGACGAGCGACGCGACGATCGTGAAGCGCAGCGTATTGCCGAAACCGGCGGTGAACGCGTCGTCGCCGAGCACCGCGCGATAGTTCGCGAGCCCCGCGAATGCGCGGCGGCCGGCCGCGTAGTCGACGTGGCAGAACGAATCGATCAGCACCTGCACGACCGGATACAGCGCGAGCGCGGCAAGCACCAGCAGCGCGGGCCCGAGCAGCGCGACGAACGGCAGGCTGCGGCCGAAGGGCTTCATGCGCGGGTTCCAGACGACATCACGAGACGGGCCGTCACTTGCCGGCCGTGGCCGTCGCCTGCGCGATCTTCTGCTGCGCCTGGCGCAGCGCGGCATCGGGCGCGGCCTGCCCCGTCAGCGCGAGCTGCAGCTGGTCGCCGAGAATGCTCTCGACCTGCTGCCAGTCCTTCACGCGCGGCCGCGCACGGCCGGCCTCGAGCGCCTTCAGCTGATCCGGATACCAGCGATACTGGCGCACCAGCGCCGGATCGTTGAACACGCTGCGGCGGGTCGGCGGAATGCCGATGCCGGCGAGGCGCGTCTGCGTGTCGCGGTTGGTCAGGTACGCGAGGAAGTCCTGCGCGAGCTTCGCGTGCGGCGCGTCCTTCGGAATGCCCATCTGCCAGATGCCGAGCATCGGCGCCGGGCCGGCAGTCTGCCCGGGCGGCGGCTGCAGCGCGATCTGCCCGACCACGCGCGACTGCTTCGGATCGTCGAGCGCCGGCACCCATGCCGGCCACACCTCGATCGACTGCGCGGCCGTGCCGCGCTGCAGCGCGTCGCGCACTTCCGCCGCGCCGTAGACGTCGACGTCCTTCGGCGCGGATGCCTTCAGCGCGAGGAAGATCTTCAGCGCGGCCTGCGCCTCGCGAGAATCGATCGTCACGTTGCCGGCACGGTCGAACACGTCGCCGCCGTAGGCCCACAGGATCGGCAGGAAGCCCGTCACGACCGGGTTGCCCTTCGTGCCGCGGAACACGACGCCCGATACGCTCTTGTCCGCGCCGCCGACGGTCTGCGCGATCTTCAGCACGTCGTCCCAGTTGCGCGGCGGCTGCAGCTTGTATTTCGCGAGCAGGTCCTTGCGGTACGCGAACATCTCGACGTTGCCGACGATCGGCAGCGCGTACAGCGCACCGGCCGCGTTGCGGCCGAGCGCGACGGCGGACGGCACGAGGTCGGCGTCGGCCAGCGATGCCGGCAGCGGTTTCAGCCAGCCGTTGCCGATGAATTCGGGCGCCCACGTGTCGTCCATCATCACGAGGTCGTACGCGCCCGTGCCTTCGCGCATCGACAGCTTGAGCTTCTGGTACAGGTTCGCGTTCGGCAGCTTGAGCAGCTCGATCTCGGTGCCCGGGTGCAGCTTGTTGAAGCCGGCGACGGCATCGGCCAGCCCCTTTCCGTAGATGTCGTCGCGGCCCGCGATGACGAGATCCGCCGCGAAGGCGTGCGAGGCGGCAACGGACAGCGCAACGGCGGCGGACAGCGCGCGCAGGCGGCTCAGCAAGGTCATGAGGTCTCTCTCGTTCGGCGTGGTGGCGGGACGGCCAGGCGTTGCACACGTGTGCAACGCGGGCGGCGGATCGAGCCGCCTGAAGCGAACGCCATTGTTCACGCCGATCGTTAAGAATTTATGGCACGCGGCCACGTGCCGCCGCCGCACCCGGTCAGAAATTCACGCGGATTCCGGCCATCACCGCCAGTTGCCGGCTCGAGTTGCTGTTCGCGAGCACCGGAATCTGCGCGTAGTTCACCGCGTTCCCGCTCGCGTCGGTGCCGAGCCCCGTCCCGCTCGCGATCTGGCCGATCGCGACCGCGTACAGCGCCGTGCGCTTCGACAGGCTGTAGTTGGTGCCGACGTTCACCTGGTGGAACCGCGTCGTGCCGCGTCCGTCGGTATGCGCGGCGTTGAAGATATAGGCGACACCGCCCTGCAGCGCGGGCGTGAACATGTACGACAGGTTCAGCTCGCCGATATCGAACGTGAACGCCTGCGTGCGCGGCTGCGCGGTGGTCGAGAAGTAGCGACTGTCGCCAAGGCGCGTATGCGTATAGGTGAGCGCGATCGTCGCCGCGCCGAGCGTGACCGACCCGCCCGCGCCGAACGCGCGCATCGAGCCGGCGTCCTGGAGCAGGCAGTACATCGCGCCCGCGTTGCTGCACGCGAAATCGCCGATATAGCCGCTCGCGCCGCCGAGCGCCGCGTCGAGCGGCTGGTGCAGGTCGAGGTAGCCGACCGAGAACGCCACCGGCGCGCGCGTGTACGTCGCGGCCACCGCATAGCCGCGCTTCGCGGAGAAATCGCCGG
This genomic interval carries:
- a CDS encoding porin, with translation MTIGTRRLAAAAVAAAVSCMHAHAQTSGSVTLYGTVDTGIIYSTNQQFTRADGSTGGGHAWQMGGGNLVPSRFGFQGAEPLGGGLDAVFTLEQQFLSANGQALQGGTAFSRQAWVGLRRDGIGTLGLGRQYDSYTDMLGAYVSSNNWATPYGSHLGDVDNLNAAFNFNNAVKFTSADFNGLTFGGTFSFGGQAGDFSAKRGYAVAATYTRAPVAFSVGYLDLHQPLDAALGGASGYIGDFACSNAGAMYCLLQDAGSMRAFGAGGSVTLGAATIALTYTHTRLGDSRYFSTTAQPRTQAFTFDIGELNLSYMFTPALQGGVAYIFNAAHTDGRGTTRFHQVNVGTNYSLSKRTALYAVAIGQIASGTGLGTDASGNAVNYAQIPVLANSNSSRQLAVMAGIRVNF